In Paenibacillus ihbetae, the following are encoded in one genomic region:
- a CDS encoding sulfurtransferase TusA family protein: MRADQVLDAKGLACPMPIVKTKKAMKDMEKGQVLEIHATDLGVKSDLTAWAQSMGNELLEHREEDGVLKFWIRKG, from the coding sequence ATGCGTGCTGATCAAGTATTGGATGCCAAAGGCTTGGCATGCCCTATGCCGATCGTTAAAACGAAGAAGGCAATGAAAGACATGGAGAAGGGTCAAGTGCTCGAGATTCATGCGACGGATCTGGGCGTAAAGAGCGATTTGACGGCCTGGGCCCAATCGATGGGGAATGAACTGCTGGAGCACCGCGAGGAGGACGGCGTGTTGAAGTTTTGGATCCGAAAAGGATGA